In Gemmata obscuriglobus, a single genomic region encodes these proteins:
- a CDS encoding flagellar basal body-associated FliL family protein, translating to MATAATEAAPKKKGGKLILIIVCLVALGGGAVVPMAMGGVPPFGKKAEGEKDKDKAPKKKPAESKTAIVPFGDVVVNLVEERQQRYLRLKIAVLVDAEAEKEVTAMVTAKKAAVKSALIGHLAGKSTKDVSGSVGVQRMQRELLERIEEVLYPDGSSRIRAVLFEEYVVQ from the coding sequence ATGGCCACAGCCGCAACCGAAGCCGCACCGAAGAAAAAGGGCGGCAAACTGATCCTCATCATCGTGTGTCTGGTCGCTTTGGGCGGCGGGGCCGTCGTCCCGATGGCGATGGGCGGGGTGCCCCCGTTCGGCAAGAAGGCCGAAGGGGAGAAGGACAAGGACAAGGCCCCGAAGAAGAAGCCGGCCGAGAGTAAGACCGCGATCGTGCCGTTCGGCGACGTGGTGGTTAACCTTGTCGAAGAGCGGCAGCAACGGTATCTCCGCCTGAAGATCGCCGTTCTCGTCGACGCCGAGGCCGAGAAAGAGGTCACCGCCATGGTGACCGCGAAGAAGGCCGCGGTGAAAAGCGCCCTGATCGGCCACCTGGCCGGGAAGAGCACCAAAGACGTGAGCGGGTCGGTCGGAGTTCAGCGGATGCAGCGGGAGCTCCTCGAACGGATCGAGGAGGTCCTTTATCCCGACGGCAGCAGCCGCATCCGGGCCGTCCTGTTCGAAGAGTACGTCGTGCAATGA
- a CDS encoding FliM/FliN family flagellar motor switch protein: protein MAETTPTDPADPGVVARQAEFPRLEPRAGTGPGSTLESLRDVPITITARLGRAVLPIGEILTLGPGSVVELEEVISAPVELTVRGVPFAVGEVVVVGEHFAVRIKNLLPPTGAKPEA, encoded by the coding sequence ATGGCCGAAACCACTCCGACCGATCCCGCCGACCCCGGCGTCGTGGCCCGCCAGGCCGAGTTCCCGCGGCTAGAGCCCCGCGCCGGCACCGGCCCCGGGAGCACCCTGGAGTCGCTGCGCGACGTGCCGATCACGATCACCGCGCGGCTGGGGCGCGCGGTGCTGCCCATCGGCGAGATCCTCACCCTCGGCCCTGGTTCTGTCGTGGAACTGGAGGAGGTCATCAGCGCGCCGGTCGAACTGACGGTGCGCGGTGTGCCCTTCGCGGTGGGCGAAGTTGTGGTTGTCGGCGAACACTTCGCGGTGCGGATCAAGAACCTGCTCCCGCCGACCGGTGCGAAGCCCGAGGCCTGA
- a CDS encoding FliM/FliN family flagellar motor switch protein, with protein MTPAEYDFRKPPPGDIERNVTAWLTLACRRTNEAAVQALRYPATLQIAKVETPSAAYCLAFFPEGAISVPLAPPDAPGGGALLVFPNPVLIALLSGLIGEAPEALPADREPTPMESALIPHLVREFFVTPFLKSWPGVEPLVVDIGAPAAPAAVWTGGNEHNIFVTFTLSAPYGEHPIYLLLTRSGRWEQLAAIGLSPPVTPAPKSEIESVVRAMSVEMSVILGRADLTMRDVSDLTTGDVIVFDQKVTEPLDGLVSGARKFRVWPGVVGDRAAVVVDTITGD; from the coding sequence ATGACGCCGGCCGAGTACGACTTTCGCAAACCGCCGCCCGGTGACATCGAGCGCAACGTCACCGCGTGGTTGACGCTCGCCTGCCGCCGCACCAACGAGGCGGCGGTGCAAGCCCTGAGGTACCCCGCCACCCTCCAGATCGCGAAGGTGGAGACGCCCAGCGCGGCGTACTGCCTCGCGTTCTTCCCTGAGGGGGCGATCAGCGTGCCGCTGGCGCCGCCCGACGCGCCCGGCGGGGGGGCGCTGCTGGTGTTCCCGAACCCCGTGCTGATCGCGCTGCTGTCCGGGCTGATCGGCGAGGCCCCCGAGGCCCTGCCGGCCGACCGCGAGCCGACCCCGATGGAGTCGGCCCTGATCCCGCACCTGGTGCGCGAGTTCTTCGTAACCCCGTTCCTCAAAAGCTGGCCCGGTGTCGAGCCGCTCGTGGTCGACATCGGCGCGCCCGCGGCCCCGGCCGCGGTGTGGACCGGGGGCAACGAGCACAACATCTTCGTCACGTTCACCCTCTCCGCGCCGTACGGCGAGCACCCTATCTACCTGCTGCTGACCCGCTCGGGCCGCTGGGAGCAGTTGGCCGCGATCGGTTTGTCGCCGCCGGTGACGCCCGCACCCAAGTCCGAGATCGAGTCCGTGGTGCGGGCGATGAGCGTCGAAATGAGCGTGATCCTCGGGCGCGCCGACCTCACAATGCGGGATGTGTCGGATCTAACGACCGGCGACGTGATCGTGTTCGACCAGAAGGTGACCGAGCCGCTTGACGGATTGGTCAGCGGTGCGAGAAAATTCCGGGTCTGGCCTGGGGTCGTCGGTGACCGGGCAGCCGTTGTTGTCGATACCATTACCGGCGACTGA
- a CDS encoding PepSY domain-containing protein has protein sequence MPLNPRVFFRKAHRWGAVVAAAPFLLVLVTGCLLQLKKEIAWVQPPTKKGTGKEPTAPFDAVLTAVKGVPEARVNGWADIERMDVRPKDGVVKVQCKNRYEVQVDFQTAQVLQVEYRRSDLIESLHDGSFFHDSFKVYVFFPVALVVVTLWATGMYLFVLPLAVRWRRKRPAPDAPGPK, from the coding sequence TCGCGGCGGCGCCCTTCCTGCTCGTCCTCGTCACGGGCTGCCTGCTGCAACTCAAGAAGGAAATCGCGTGGGTCCAACCGCCCACAAAAAAAGGCACCGGGAAGGAGCCGACGGCGCCCTTCGACGCCGTCCTCACGGCCGTGAAAGGTGTGCCCGAGGCGCGCGTGAACGGCTGGGCCGACATCGAGCGCATGGACGTGCGGCCCAAAGACGGCGTCGTGAAGGTGCAGTGCAAGAACCGGTACGAGGTGCAGGTCGATTTCCAGACCGCCCAGGTGCTCCAGGTCGAGTACCGGCGCTCGGACCTCATCGAGAGCTTGCACGACGGCAGCTTTTTTCACGACTCGTTCAAGGTGTACGTGTTCTTCCCGGTGGCGCTGGTGGTCGTGACACTCTGGGCCACCGGGATGTACCTGTTCGTTCTGCCGCTCGCGGTGCGCTGGCGGCGCAAGAGACCCGCGCCCGACGCGCCGGGGCCGAAATGA